In Paludibacter propionicigenes WB4, the genomic window AGAATAAATTGGCATGTCCCGCACGGATGGTTTTAGTTTCAATACCCATTTGGTTCATAATGTCCATACCGTATTTGAATGAGAAAGCAATGCCTTCGTGTGCAGCACGAATTAGGTGCGCTTTGCCAATACGGTTGAAGTTTACTCCGTGAATAGAGCAGTTAGGTTCTTGATTTCCAAGAACACGCTCTGCACCGTTTCCAAATGGAATAATGCTAACGCCTTCGCTTCCTACAGGAATACCGGCTGCAAGTTCATTCATTTCGGCATAGCTGATTCCTTCCGGAGCTACATTATTTTTAATCCAAGTGTTCAGAATGGCTGTTCCGTTGATACAAAGCAATACCCCTACGCGAGTAGCTTCTTGTGTATGATTTACGTGAGCGAATGAATTTACACGTGATTGAGGATCGTATTTAGAATCGCTGTTTACACCATAAACAACACCCGAAGTACCACCGGTAGCAGCAATTTCACCAGGATTCAAAACGTTTAACGACAATGCATTGTTAGGTTGATCACCCGCACGGTAAGTAACAGGAGTTCCACTTGCCAAGCCTAATTCTGCAGCAATTTCAGGTTTAAGATTTCCTTGTTGACCAAAAGTAGGAACGATTTCAGGAATCAACGCTGTATCAAATCCAAAATAATCGAATAAGAATTTGGCTGGAGCTTCTGCTTTAAAATCCCACGCAATACCTTCAGACAATCCTGAAGCTGTGGTACGAGCATCGCCTGTCATGCGCATGGCCAAATAATCGCCGGGCAACATATAATATTTAGCTTTGGCAAAGTTTTCAGGCTCATTTTCTTTTACCCATGCCATTTTCGACAAAGTAAAATTACCCGGAGAATTCAAGGTATGTGATAAACATTTTTCACCACCAAGTGCATTGAACGCTTTTTCGCCATAAGGCACTGCGCGGCTATCGCACCAGATAATAGAATTGCGGATAGCTTGTTGGTTTTCATCTACCAATACCAGCCCGTGCATTTGATATGAGATACCAATTGCCTTAATATCCTTCGAGTTAACACCGGATTCTTCGAGCACTACCTGCGTAGCTAATTTTAGATTTTTCCACCAAATTTCGGGATTTTGTTCAGCCCAACCGGCTTTTACCGAAATAATTTCCATTTCCTTTTTAGGGAAGAAAGCCGATGACACACATTCGCCTGTCACTGCATTTACCAAACTCGCCTTAACTGACGAGCTACCTAAATCATAACCTAATAAGTACATATATAAAAGGATTAAACGACCTCCAACCCTGAAGGGAAGGAAGAATAGTTAGTATTATTATATTTTCATTCAATAAATCATTCCAATAGCGTAAAAATGACTATGCTTGATAATTCCCATTTACGGGTTTAGGGGTCATTTTTTCTTTTTGTCAAACTTGTAAAGTCTGGCTGCTCGGTGTGGAACTCCTTCTTCAAGTTCATCGAGCATTACCAGGTATGGCATTTGAATTGCTTTCTTATGAAAGTTCCGAACGTCGGAACGGGTTTGATGCACTACATCGTACAGTGAACGAAGTTGCGATATCGTGAATTTATTAGGCAATAGCTCAAACAATAAATGAGGCTCCAAATCAAGTCTGTGGCGTATGTGCAATAAACCATCTTTAATAATTCTGTTATGGTCGAAAGCTAATTGCACGTTTGCAATTTCATTCACATCATACCAATTGGCCGACGTATCTTCAGCATTAAATACGATTTTTCGGTCAATCTTAATTAAAGCCACGTAAGCTACCGTAACAATACGTCCTATTTTCATTTTTGTAGTTCGTTCCAACCACAAAACATCGCTTGGATTTGATGTTCTTAAAGGACTTCCGAAGCTTTTAAACTGACTCAGGTAGATATTTTTTAATCCGGTAAGTTCGTTCAATACGCGCGAAGCAGCATCATCCAAATCTTCATTATTGAGAATTATACTCCCCGGTAGTTTTTTGTCGTTGTATAATTCGTTTTGCTCATTCATGCTACGCTCAATCAGCAAGACTTTCAGTTTCTCTCCATCAAATCCGAATACAACACAATCGACAGAAATATGAGGATTATATAAATTTTCGCTAAACATTATTCCACCAGATTAGTTCCGGACACAAAAATAGAAAGTTTGATTGGATTAATGGATGGATAATATTATGTTATAAAACACGTTTACAGCATTTTGAATTATGTATTTTATACAATAACAAAAATAAACATATTGTATAAAATACAATAAGTATTGATGTAGAACAAGTTGAGGAAAAATACAGCAGAAACGAACGAAGTCATTACTCTCGAGAGTAACGACTTCGCAAAAATTTAAAAAAATATAAAATCTATTTCTGAGTAATTTTTTCCATAGTCAACCAAAGCTTATCATCGGCTGGCACGGGTGCCGTGATTTGAATCAGTTGTTTGGATACAGGGTGAATGAATTCCACATTGCGGGCATGAAGACTAATTCCTCCGTTGGGATTAGAGCGGGCAAAGCCGTATTTCAAATCACCTTTTATGGGGCAACCCATTTTGGCCAACTGACAACGAATTTGGTGATGCCGACCGGTTTCCAGATGGACTTCGAGCAGATAATAGGTTTCCGAATGTGCTATCAGTTTATAGCTTAAAGCAGCTGCCTTGGCATTGGGTACCATTTTCTCGTGAGCCACAGATTTGTTTTGTTTCTCGTTGCGTACCAGAAAATGTTCCAGCCTGCCCTCTGGTTGCTTTGGTTTCTCCTTTACGATGGCCCAGTATGTTTTCTTTACTTCTTGCGTACGAAACATTTCATTGAGCCGTGTAAGCGCTTTACTGGTTTTAGCAAAAAGCACCACCCCACTCACCGGACGGTCGAGTCGGTGTGTAACGCCACAGAATACCTCGCCCGGCTTGTTGTATTTTTCTTTCAGATATTTTTTGATTGTATCCGATAGTGGCTCATCACCGGTTTTATCGCCCTGTACAATTTCCGAACAGGTTTTATTTACAGCAATTATGTGGTTGTCTTCGTATAATACGGTCATTTTTAATTCATAATTTATAATGCATAATTCATACTTAAAAGTGAAATCAAACTTTTATTATGCATTTTGAATTGTGCATTATGCATTGATTTGTCTTTGTCTGACAGCTTCGTATATCAGTACTCCGGCAGCTACTGAAACGTTCAGCGAATCAATAGATCCAAGCATAGGAATGCTGACCATTTCGTCGCACAAGCGCAGGTGATCAGGGTTTACGCCTTCATCTTCTGCTCCCATGATAATGGCAATTGGCTCAGTCAGCGCGGCTTCGGTATAATTCTTTGTCGCTTTTTCGCTGGCTGCAACCAGTTTTATTCCCGAAGAAACAATGAACTTAAGCGCATTTCCCAGATTTTCTTCCCTGCATACGGGGATAGAAAGTAAAGCTCCTGCAGAAGTTTTAATAGCATCGCCGGTTATGGAAGCTCCACCCTTGGTAGGAATAACTATCGCATCTACTCCGGCACACTCGCAGGTACGGGCTATTGCTCCGAAATTACGAACATCAGTCACACCATCGAGCACTACAATAAACGGCATGCGTCCTTCTTCGTATATGCCCGGAATAATATCCTCAATGCGCTGATAAGCCACCGGAGAGATAAAAGCAATTGCACCCTGATGGTTTTTTACCGTCATCTTATTCAGCTTCTCAAGCGGAACGTATTGTACCGGTATTTGCAAGCCGTTCAGGGCTGCAAATAATTCGCGCGATAATTCGCTGGTCATATCGCGGCGCATCAATATCTTATCTATCTCTTTACCGGCCTGAATTGCTTCTATAACGGCTCTGATACCGAAAATCATATCCTTCTCAGGACGTCGTTTATTTTTGTAGTTTATCATTTTTGTTTACACGTAAGTTCTACGTATTGATTTTTAATTAATTATCAGCATTATTCATTTTTTGCTGAATGCCTTTATCAGGCTTTATCGTTCATTAATTTCAGTTTATCAAACAACCAGAAAATTAAAGAAAGCGCTACTCCCGTAACAGCTGCAAAAGCCATACCCTTGAGTTGCACTGTGCCAATATTAATCACTGCACCACTAATACCGATAACGAAAGTTACAGCACCCAGTACCATATTGCGGTTTTTACTGAAATCCACTTTTTGCTCAACATACATTCTGAAACCCTGAACGGCAATCACACCATACAACAACATAGTGATGCCACCCATAACAGGTGTAGGAATGGTAGAAATAGCAGCAGAAATTTTTCCAATGAACGAAAAAGCAATAGCCAGCACAGCAGCACCTCGAATTACCCAAACAGAATAAACACGAGTGATAGCCATTACGCCAATGTTTTCGCCATAAGTTGTATTGGGAGGTGAACCGGCAAAGCCCGAAATAACATTGCTGATACCATCGCCCAACAAAGATCGGTGAAGTCCGGGTTTTTTCATCAGGTCTTCTCCGGTGATATTTCCGGTAACTATCAGGTGACTAATATGTTCGGCCAATACAACAATACAGGCCGGAGCTATAATCAAAATGGCATTAGTATCGTAAACCGGAGCCTGAAAATGCGGGAAAGCCAACCAGGGAGCATTAACAATGGCAGTAGTGTCTACTAAACCCATAATCAGTGCCAGCACATATCCGGCAACGACGGCAAAAAGAATAGGAATAATCTGCATAAAACCGCGAAACATAACAGTTCCCAGAATTCCGACTATAAATGTAAATAATGAAACGATCACTACATTGCTATTCATTACAAACGGCTGAACCACTTGTCCAACGGCAGTAGACCCTGCTGCCAAACCGGCTTGCTGAACTGCAATTGGTGCAAGTTCAAGACCAATGATAGCCACAACTGCACCCATAACAGCCGGCGGCATCACAACGTCAATCCATCGTATGCCCCATTTCATTACAACAAAAGAAATAAGAATAAAGAACAGTCCAAAAAAGATAAAGCCGGACTGCGCATGCGAAAAACCGCCATAACTGGTGGAAATAAGCATAACAGGCGCTATGAAGGCAAAGCTTGAACCAAGATAAGCTGGAATACCACCTTTGGTTACAAGTGAATAAATAATGGTTCCTACACCATTCATTAATAAAGCAATAGACGGATCTACACCCAATAAAATCGGAACCAGAATGGTGGCTCCGAACATGGCCGTAAGATGCTGCAAACTAAGCGGTAGACTCTGAAGTAACGGTAATTTCTCGTGAATTCCAATTGTGCGTTTTTCCATGGATAACTACGTTGTGATTTTTTAATTAATTTATTTAGTGTGTTTTTCGAGTTCAGAAATTATCGATTCTCTTTCGAATGAAAATATTTTGTCTTTTTCATTGAGAAGATAATATAGTTGCAGACTTTTTTGATAAAAACTTAGTGCATGTTCACTGTTACCCTGTGCACTGAACGTATTGGCTGTTTCGTGCGAAAGCTGTGCCAACGCTTCGATGTAAGTTGGGGAATAACCAACTTTACGAATGATTTCCATGAATTTACTGACGGGCATAATGGCCAGCTCTTCCGTATCAAAGGTCAATAGTTCTTTATAAGCGTCATCGGCAAGGCGCAATCCATCTTCGGGAAATCCCTTCTCCCGAAAACCGAGCATGGCTGCAATAACCCTGCTGAGCTTTTCTAAATATTTTAATAAGTAATCTTCTTTAGGCACTTTAATGTACTTATTGCAAATCGGTTACAAATTACACCAGACGAATAATCTGATGATTTTACAGTTTGCAAAGGTAGATAAATTATTGTATTTCATAGCAATGCAGCTTCATAAATCTTATAATGCATTAATATCCAAATAAATGAATAATTGTATATTTATGATTATAAACTGTAGCATTCTTACCGTATCTTTGCAGTGTTTTTTATAGATTATTAATCAGAAAAAGAGAGTCTTCATGTTTCAGTCCCATATCGGTGAGTTTGCAGGTTTAGGTGTTTCGGTTTGCTGGACCATGAGCGCCTTGTTTTTTGAGAAAGCAGGTCATAAAATCGGCTCTTTGTCCGTCAATTTCATTCGGTTGCTTTTTGCAATTGTGTTCCTGGGTATAACCACCTTTTTTAGTCGTGGTTTATTTTTCCCGACCGATGCTACTGCATATCAATGGTTTTGGCTGGGCTTGTCCGGCTTTATCGGTTTCTTTCTGGGCGACATGTTCCTGTTCCAGTCGTACATGGTGATTGGTTCCCGAACGGCCGCTTTAATTATGAGCCTTGCTCCTATGCTAACAGCTGTAATCGGTTGGTTCTTTCTGAATGAAACCTTATCCCCTAAAAGCATCATTGCCATTGTAGTAAGTGTATCGGGTATTATCATTGCCATTTCTAACCGTAAAATGAAGTTAAACATTCCTTTCAAAGGTTTTCTGTTGGCATTTGGCGGCTCACTGGGGCAAGCTGTTGGTCTGATTCTGAGCAAGAAAGGCATGGGGCATTACGATCCGGTAGCAGCCACCCAGATCAGAGCAGTTTTTGGGTTAGTAAGTTTCAGTGTGCTTATTACAGCACTGGGGCGCTGGAATAAACTCGGTCAAGCATTCACGCATACAAGCGCGTTGAAATCTGTTACGGTCGGAGCTTTTTTCGGTCCGTTTGTAGGTGTGGCGCTCGGGCTTTTTGCCATTCAGCATACGAAAACCGGCATTGCATCAACATTGATGGCATTGGTACCCATTTTTATTATCGTACCATCGGCCATAATGTTTAAAGAAAAAATTAAGCCTCAGCAAATTATCGGGGCTATCATAACTATCGGAGGCGCTACCATGTTCTTTTTGTAATTTATCTTTTACCCGTATGATGGCTTTCGGTTATTTCTTTCAATCTGAACATTCGACACCAGTCATTGAGTCAATTGAAAAAAACAAAGCTAAATTATATTCAGTCAAATAAATACAAAACTATTATGAGAATATTTTATACTTTTATTTTTACCCTGTTATTTGCTATCCAAAGCAATGCCCAACAAATGACTCCGGACATTGCAGTTCGGCTATCCCGCTTACCGCTGGGTTGTATCAGCCAGGAATGGCCCAATAAAACATCCCACCTATCTGCCTCAGCGACCGATCACGTGTTGCTGCCGTCGGAATTACATCCGGCTTTCTTCGGATGTCTCGACTGGCACAGTAGTGTGCACGGTCATTGGTTATTGGTGAAAATATTGAAGACTTATCCCAACATTGCAAATAAAGACAGCATCATTGCCTGCCTGAACAATTCATTTCAGAATGAGAAGATCGTCAAAGAATCAAACTACTTCAAACTTTACACAGCTTCGAACACCTACGAGCGAACTTATGGCTGGGCATGGCTTTTAAAGTTGGACCAAGAACTGTTATCGTGGAATAACCCCAAAGCCCGGCAATGGCATAAGAGTCTACAACCTCTGACTGCTACCATCGAAAAACTATGGAAAGACTATCTGCCCAAACAAACTTATCCAAACAGAACAGGTGTTCATCCCAATACAGCTTTCGGACTGGCTTTTACACTTGATTGGGCGCGAGCTGTTTCGGATCGTGATTTTGAAAAACTCATTATGCAAAAGTCCATGGAGTTTTATTTTGATAATAAGAAAGTCCCGGCTTATTTTGAACCGGACGGAAGTGATTTCTTTAGCCCATCACTCGAAGTAGCCGACTTGATGCGACGCGTTCTCAATAAGCAGGAATTTTCAAAATGGTTCAACAATTACTACGACAAACGTAGCATTGCCCGGTTAATAATGCAGCCAGTAGTAAGCGATAAAAGCGATTACCAAACCGTACATCTCGTCGGGTTATCATTCAGCAGAGCATGGTGTATGAAAGGTATTGCTAATGCATTACCTGCCAACGACAGCAAATCGAAATTGTTTAAATCTACCGCTGAGACCTTTATTAAAAATGCCCTACCCGAAATAACAAACGACAATTACGGCGGAAGTCACTGGTTGGCCAGTTTTGCATTTTACGCTATGCAGTAATAACGGCAATACTGTAAGCCAATTTATTGCCATTATTTTTATCTATCTTTGTATCTGAACGAAACAAACTCTCATGCCAAACACTGAAGCCGACGAAAATATAAGAAAACAGATTAAAGAGCAAATAAGCTTCAACAAAGGCAAGAATCTGTTTACAGCAGCCGGAAGTCATTCGCTGCAATTTATCGAAGGTACAGCATCACTCATTGATAAAATCCGCACGTTGGATGTTCAGTCCGAGCAATTGCTAATCGATTATTTAGCCGATGAATCTTTGCAAGAGTTTTGTAGGGTAAACCAATATTTTTCTTTTAATACTGAGTCGGTAACTGAATTAAAAATGCTCTACACAGAGCTAAATCAGAAAATCAGGCTGTTGAATGTTGATGCACAACAGTCTGAGCTGGATAAACTTAGTCAGGAACATTACACCAAGCTTTGCGATTGGTTGGTACGAACCAATAAATTTGCCGAAACAATGTATGCCAACGACGAGGAATACGTTCAACCGGTAGCTTGCTCGGAGTATGCGCCGGATTTACAACTAAGACTGCTACATATCGACCTGGAATCCCTGCAAGAACCCATTCTCGACATAGGGTGCGGGCGCGAGTTGAATCTGGTGAATTACTTGTGCGACAATGGTTTTGAAGCGTATGGCATTGACCGCTTTGAAAACAATAATCCGTTTTATACCAAAACCGACTGGCTGGAATATGACTACCAACCGAACTTCTGGGGAACGGTTATCAGCAACCTGGGTTTTTCTAATCATTTTGTACATCACAATTTACGCGTTGATGGTAACTTTAAGGTCTATGCCCAAAAGTACATGGAAATACTGGCATCGCTGAAAATCGGCGGCAGCTTTTACTATGCTCCTAACCTGCCGTTTATCGAAAAACATTTAGACAAAAATAAATTCCAATACAGCGGATTTCGGGTTGAAGGCTCTGAATTTGCTGCGAGTCGGGTTGTAAAACTCTAAAAGAACCTCTGTTTTACTATTACCTAAGCTCTAGAATTTAGGTAAGAACAAAATCTCTTTCATTTATCGTACCTTCTCTCCCACCCTTATTTTTGATGAATATTATCTGCTTCTATAGACGATGATTCTGTTTGCCCGAACCATTTTTCCGCACGATTTGTAATTTAAAGTTGAACATAATTAAACTTAGACTAAATATTATTCAATATTATTTTGATTATATGCAAATTGATCGTATTTTTGTGCAATAAAATTTCAACAAACTATGTTACCTACAAATTGTCCGAGTTGTCAGGCTCAACTAAAAGTGAAATGCCTGAAATGCGAGAACTGCCAAACCGAAGTTAGCGGTTCGTACGACCTGCCTCTATTGGCTTTATTGCCCGAAAGCGACCAACAGTTTATACTGCGCTTTGTGATCAACAGCGGAAGTCTGAAAGAAATGGCTTCGGAGCTGAAACTAAGCTACCCTACGGTGAGAAATATGCTTAACGATATAATCAATAAAATTAAGACAGATGAAAAGTAACGGTTTTTTCAGACTGATGGTAAATCCTTTTACCCGAATTGCCGGTTGGCAGGCTTTTGGACTTGGTTTGGTATTTTTGGTAGTCAGTGGTATTATTGGCGGATTTGGCAATGTCGTTTTCGATGGAGTTATCGACTCACATTTGGTAACGCAACTAACCATGATGCAATCGTTCAGCTACATAGGTATAAGTTTACTGACGCTGGTGTTGGTTATGTGGATTGCCGGATTATTTATTGCTAAAGGCTTCAGGTTTATCGATATACTGGGCACCATGACACTGAGCAAAGCCCCGTTTCTGCTGATAGCCATTGTCGGATATTTCGCTAAGATGCCCGACATGAATGAAGTTATGAAAAATCCGATGGTCGTTTTCCATTCCATGTCAATGGTTGTGTTGATGATCTTGTCTATTCCGGTAGTGGTTTGGTCCATCACCCTTATGTATAACGCATTGAAAATATCGAGCGGAGCAAGCGGCGGTAAGCTTACCACCGTGTTTATTATTGCCATTCTGGTATCGGAAGCTATATCTAAACTCATGATTTACTTTCTGATGTAATCAATTAAAATAAACGATTTATCAAAAATCCTATAAAACATAAACAGTATGGAAATTAAAAAATTTACTCAATTCGGTACATTTACAGTAATAATATTGTCCGTATTATTAATTGTGTTCGTAACATTACTCATCGATCATGGATTTTCAGTAAAGCCTGAAGCGTACATGTCCGCATCTCTTGTTTTGATTTTTATTGTTTGCCTGCTTACATTCTATAAGTTGACAATTATTATTGATAACACAACTATTTCATTTAAACTAGGCATCGGCATATTCGGTAAATCCTATAAAATCGATGAAATTGAATCCTGCAATTCTGTAAAGAACAAATTCATTTATGGCTGGGGAATTCATTTAATACCAAATGGTTGGCTTTATAATGTTTCAGGTTTCAAAGCTATCGAACTAAACTTTAAAAACTCAAATAAGGTGATAAGAATTGGTACCAATAAACCGGAGGAGATTGTTGAATTAATGCAGAGATTAATTAAGTGATTGTTTCAACCCAATAATACATTTCAAAATGAAAAAAATCCTCTTACTAAGTATGTCGTTGGCATTGACGACCTATATTTTCGCTCAAGACATTACCGGCGATTGGAAAGGCTTGCTCAAGGTTGGAGCAACTCAGTTGCATCTGGTATTTCACGTCACTAAAACAGCTTCCGGATTAACTACCACCATGGATAGCCCCGATCAGGGAGCTAACGGAATTCCGCTGGATAAGACCTCGTTCGACAACAAGACGCTCTCATTCGAGTTGACAATGGCTAAAATCAGTTATACCGGAACAATTGATAACGCAGGAGTTATAACCGGGACTTTCAATCAAAGCGGACTCTCATTTCCATTGGTCTTGTCCAAAAGTAATGATGCTCCCGTATTAAGTTCGCCTAAAATCGAGCCAAAGGAACCTACTGATCCCAACGATATTACCGGTGAATGGAATGGAAAGTTGAAAGTATCAGGTATGCAGTTGCGATTGGTTTTTCATATTTCAAAAGCTGAAAACGCTTATTCAGCTACTATGGATAGTCCCGATCAGGGGGCTAAAAACCTGCCAATGAGTAAAGCAAAATTCGAGAATAATATGCTGACCGTGGAAATGGCTTCGGCAGGCATTGAATATGTGGGAAAACTTGACTCGGGCAAAGTGACGGGAACCTTTAAGCAGGGTGGTCAGTCGTTTCCCATGGTATTGACCCGTGCTGCCATAGCAAAGGTGGAAATGAAACGTCCGCAGGAACCTGTAAAACCCTATCCGTATTATTCAGAGGATGTGACATTTATCAATGCAAAAGCCAATATCACCTTAGCCGGAACACTTACATTGCCTAAAAAAGCGGGTAAATTCCCGGTGGTGGTTATGATTACGGGCAGTGGCGCTCAAAACCGTGACGAAGAGTTGATGGGACACAAACCTTTTCTGGTTATTGCGGATTACCTGACTCGTAACGGTATCGGTGTGCTGCGCTTCGACGACCGCGGCTCCTTTGCATCCAAAGGCGATTTTAAAACAGCCACCACGTTTGACTTTGCTACCGATGTGGAAGCGGCTATCGAATACCTGAAAACCCGCAAGGAAATAGACGTGAAACATATCGGACTAATTGGGCACAGCGAAGGAGGAATAATTGCTCCGCTCGTGGCTTCGCGCAATAAAAGTGTGAGCTTTATCGTCATGATGGCCGGAACTGCCATACCGGGAAGCGAATTGCTTATCCGTCAGCAGGAACTTATCGGACGCGCTTCCGGGACGAAAGAAAGCGATTTGAAAACTACGAAAGATTTGAATACCGACATATATAAGCTGGTGGATAAAATTTCAAACAACGACACCCTGAAAGCGAAGATTACGAATTATTTGATAACCAAAAGCAAAGAACTACCCGAACTGAATATTCCCGAAGGTAAAACCGTGAACGATCTTATTGAATTGCAACTTTCGCAATTAATGACACCCTGGATGCTGAACTTTATTCGCTACAACCCCGCTCCTACACTGGAAAAAGTACAATGCGCGGTTTTGGCTATAAACGGAAGCAAGGATTTGCAAGTGCCTGCAAGCGTGAATCTTCCTGCTATTGAAAAAGCGCTGAAAAAAGGCGGCAACAAACACTTCATTGTAAAAGAATTGCCCGGATTGAACCACCTGTTTCAGGAATGCAAAACGGGATTACCGGCCGAATATGGCGAAATTGAACAAACCGTATCGCCGTTGGCGCTTGAAACCATGACGGGATGGATAAAGACAGCAGTGAACAGTTATCAGTGAGGTGCCGGTTGCTGTAAAGAATTAGGAATGGGAGTTTGACATTGAGTCTTGCTCCCATTTTGTTTGGAGAAATTTCCTGAAAAATGATTATCTTTGCAATCCGGATTGGGAAATTGGTTGATTAGCTCTTTGGTTGAGTGGTTAATTGGTTGATTAGTTGATTGGATGACTGGTTGGTCAATTGGTACATCCGGGGAAACAGGAAATAATAAAATTGTAAATAAATATATGGCAAAGGAACTTACTTCGCGTAGCGAAAACTACTCACAATGGTATAATGATTTGGTAATTAAAGCCGACCTGGCCGAGAGCTCAGCGGTGCGCGGCTGTATGGTGATTAAACCTTACGGTTACGCCATTTGGGAAAAAATACAGGCCGAACTGGACAGAATGTTCAAAGAAACAGGACACGTAAATGCTTATTTCCCGTTGTTTATACCTAAATCATTCCTGAGTAAAGAGGCTGAACATGTTGAAGGTTTTGCCAAAGAATGTGCCGTGGTAACACATCACCGTTTGATGGCCGATCCGAATGGTAAAGGGTTGATAGTTGATCCGGATGCTAAACTGGAAGAAGAGCTGATTGTACGCCCAACCTCCGAGACCATCATTTGGAATACGTATAAGGGCTGGATTCAATCGTACCGCGATCTGCCTATCCTTATAAATCAATGGGCCAACGTGGTTCGTTGGGAAATGCGTACACGTTTATTTCTTCGTACAGCGGAGTTTTTGTGGCAGGAAGGTCACACAGCGCATGCTACCGAAGCTGAAGCTGTGACCGAAGCACGTAAAATGCTGGAAGTATATGCCGACTTTGCAGAACGC contains:
- a CDS encoding xylulokinase, giving the protein MYLLGYDLGSSSVKASLVNAVTGECVSSAFFPKKEMEIISVKAGWAEQNPEIWWKNLKLATQVVLEESGVNSKDIKAIGISYQMHGLVLVDENQQAIRNSIIWCDSRAVPYGEKAFNALGGEKCLSHTLNSPGNFTLSKMAWVKENEPENFAKAKYYMLPGDYLAMRMTGDARTTASGLSEGIAWDFKAEAPAKFLFDYFGFDTALIPEIVPTFGQQGNLKPEIAAELGLASGTPVTYRAGDQPNNALSLNVLNPGEIAATGGTSGVVYGVNSDSKYDPQSRVNSFAHVNHTQEATRVGVLLCINGTAILNTWIKNNVAPEGISYAEMNELAAGIPVGSEGVSIIPFGNGAERVLGNQEPNCSIHGVNFNRIGKAHLIRAAHEGIAFSFKYGMDIMNQMGIETKTIRAGHANLFLSPIFRQTLANITGATIELYNTDGSVGAARGAGIGAGIYKTPEEAFATLKKIQVVVPETCDIEATKVAYEKWLSKVIA
- a CDS encoding NUDIX hydrolase, with translation MFSENLYNPHISVDCVVFGFDGEKLKVLLIERSMNEQNELYNDKKLPGSIILNNEDLDDAASRVLNELTGLKNIYLSQFKSFGSPLRTSNPSDVLWLERTTKMKIGRIVTVAYVALIKIDRKIVFNAEDTSANWYDVNEIANVQLAFDHNRIIKDGLLHIRHRLDLEPHLLFELLPNKFTISQLRSLYDVVHQTRSDVRNFHKKAIQMPYLVMLDELEEGVPHRAARLYKFDKKKK
- a CDS encoding RluA family pseudouridine synthase; its protein translation is MTVLYEDNHIIAVNKTCSEIVQGDKTGDEPLSDTIKKYLKEKYNKPGEVFCGVTHRLDRPVSGVVLFAKTSKALTRLNEMFRTQEVKKTYWAIVKEKPKQPEGRLEHFLVRNEKQNKSVAHEKMVPNAKAAALSYKLIAHSETYYLLEVHLETGRHHQIRCQLAKMGCPIKGDLKYGFARSNPNGGISLHARNVEFIHPVSKQLIQITAPVPADDKLWLTMEKITQK
- the rlmB gene encoding 23S rRNA (guanosine(2251)-2'-O)-methyltransferase RlmB produces the protein MINYKNKRRPEKDMIFGIRAVIEAIQAGKEIDKILMRRDMTSELSRELFAALNGLQIPVQYVPLEKLNKMTVKNHQGAIAFISPVAYQRIEDIIPGIYEEGRMPFIVVLDGVTDVRNFGAIARTCECAGVDAIVIPTKGGASITGDAIKTSAGALLSIPVCREENLGNALKFIVSSGIKLVAASEKATKNYTEAALTEPIAIIMGAEDEGVNPDHLRLCDEMVSIPMLGSIDSLNVSVAAGVLIYEAVRQRQINA
- the uraA gene encoding uracil permease, which encodes MEKRTIGIHEKLPLLQSLPLSLQHLTAMFGATILVPILLGVDPSIALLMNGVGTIIYSLVTKGGIPAYLGSSFAFIAPVMLISTSYGGFSHAQSGFIFFGLFFILISFVVMKWGIRWIDVVMPPAVMGAVVAIIGLELAPIAVQQAGLAAGSTAVGQVVQPFVMNSNVVIVSLFTFIVGILGTVMFRGFMQIIPILFAVVAGYVLALIMGLVDTTAIVNAPWLAFPHFQAPVYDTNAILIIAPACIVVLAEHISHLIVTGNITGEDLMKKPGLHRSLLGDGISNVISGFAGSPPNTTYGENIGVMAITRVYSVWVIRGAAVLAIAFSFIGKISAAISTIPTPVMGGITMLLYGVIAVQGFRMYVEQKVDFSKNRNMVLGAVTFVIGISGAVINIGTVQLKGMAFAAVTGVALSLIFWLFDKLKLMNDKA
- a CDS encoding DMT family transporter, giving the protein MFQSHIGEFAGLGVSVCWTMSALFFEKAGHKIGSLSVNFIRLLFAIVFLGITTFFSRGLFFPTDATAYQWFWLGLSGFIGFFLGDMFLFQSYMVIGSRTAALIMSLAPMLTAVIGWFFLNETLSPKSIIAIVVSVSGIIIAISNRKMKLNIPFKGFLLAFGGSLGQAVGLILSKKGMGHYDPVAATQIRAVFGLVSFSVLITALGRWNKLGQAFTHTSALKSVTVGAFFGPFVGVALGLFAIQHTKTGIASTLMALVPIFIIVPSAIMFKEKIKPQQIIGAIITIGGATMFFL
- a CDS encoding DUF2891 domain-containing protein; the protein is MRIFYTFIFTLLFAIQSNAQQMTPDIAVRLSRLPLGCISQEWPNKTSHLSASATDHVLLPSELHPAFFGCLDWHSSVHGHWLLVKILKTYPNIANKDSIIACLNNSFQNEKIVKESNYFKLYTASNTYERTYGWAWLLKLDQELLSWNNPKARQWHKSLQPLTATIEKLWKDYLPKQTYPNRTGVHPNTAFGLAFTLDWARAVSDRDFEKLIMQKSMEFYFDNKKVPAYFEPDGSDFFSPSLEVADLMRRVLNKQEFSKWFNNYYDKRSIARLIMQPVVSDKSDYQTVHLVGLSFSRAWCMKGIANALPANDSKSKLFKSTAETFIKNALPEITNDNYGGSHWLASFAFYAMQ
- a CDS encoding DUF2089 family protein produces the protein MLPTNCPSCQAQLKVKCLKCENCQTEVSGSYDLPLLALLPESDQQFILRFVINSGSLKEMASELKLSYPTVRNMLNDIINKIKTDEK